A single Triticum dicoccoides isolate Atlit2015 ecotype Zavitan chromosome 2A, WEW_v2.0, whole genome shotgun sequence DNA region contains:
- the LOC119359507 gene encoding transcription repressor OFP13-like: MSPLHPPHLHFRKLKKRARAAIGSGSGSHRPATKARKGLAAILHKLRDVHRPPSSPPSPSPSPSTPHHRQLCYPPPPSTWPWPSCRHPRTSSFRARPEDAAAVVYRTANTVYDTPSEHFMRCPSLDEASCSGRNSFAVSVQAAVDREPEAEERKELRLRETAVVRGVRSERLFFEPAGAEFFSPTQAETLGKTEDITTDAAAEDEEATTVPAGKTEQKPADYSELKAGAVVVSMESEDPYGDFRASMAEMVAAHGLRDWEGLEELLAWYLKLNAKGVHGVIVGAFVDLLVSLATPPSPSLPSQSPSSSCITFEDYSSATFDDEEKC, from the exons ATGTCTCCCCTGCACCCTCCCCACCTGCATTTCCGCAAGCTCAAGAAGCGCGCGCGCGCCGccatcggcagcggcagcggcagccaccgccccgccaccaagGCCAGGAAGGGCCTCGCCGCCATCCTGCACAAGCTCCGCGACGTGCACCGCCCGCCGTCATCGCCGCCCTCGCCATCTCCGTCGCCGTCGACCCCGCACCACCGGCAGCTCTGCTACCCGCCGCCCCCGTCCACGTGGCCGTGGCCGTCGTGCCGTCACCCACGCACCAGCTCATTCCGCGCGCGCCCGGAGGATGCCGCGGCCGTCGTGTACCGGACCGCGAACACAGTGTACGACACACCGTCGGAGCACTTCATGCGGTGCCCGTCCCTGGATGAAGCGTCGTGCAGTGGCCGGAACTCCTTCGCCGTGTCGGTACAGGCCGCCGTGGATCGAGAGCCGGAGGCGGAGGAGAGAAAGGAGCTGCGGCTGCGTGAGACAGCCGTCGTGCGCGGCGTGCGGTCGGAACGGCTCTTCTTCGAGCCGGCCGGCGCAGAGTTCTTCTCGCCCACGCAG GCGGAGACGCTGGGCAAGACCGAAGACATCACCACGGACGCGGCCGCCGAGGACGAAGAAGCGACCACCGTGCCGGCCGGCAAGACCGAGCAGAAGCCGGCAGATTACTCCGAGCTGAAGGCTGGCGCGGTGGTGGTATCAATGGAGTCGGAGGATCCGTACGGCGACTTCCGGGCGTCCATGGCGGAGATGGTGGCGGCGCACGGTCTGCGGGACTGGGAGGGCCTGGAGGAGCTCCTGGCGTGGTACCTCAAGCTCAACGCCAAGGGCGTCCACGGCGTCATAGTGGGCGCCTTCGTGGACCTGCTCGTGAGCCTGGCGACCCCGCCGAGTCCGTCGCTGCCGTCGcagtcgccgtcgtcgtcgtgcATTACGTTCGAGGATTACTCGtcggccaccttcgacgacgaagaGAAGTGCTGA